The Anopheles marshallii chromosome X unlocalized genomic scaffold, idAnoMarsDA_429_01 X_unloc_232, whole genome shotgun sequence genome contains the following window.
GTTTGAAGAGGCTAGTGGTAGTAAGGTGGCCGGCGTTCCTCGTCAAGCCGTTCAAAAAAGGTCTGTTTCAAATGCAGCCACAGCTAGTTTGACCCCGGCTACCACGTATGTTCATCGTCAGCAAGCAAAATGTCCGTTGCAGTGCGTAGAAGACCATCGTTTATCCAGTTGTCCCGTCTTCATTGCTAAGGATGTTCAGCAACGGCGTGAGGTTGTTACTACAAAAGGGCTATGCTGGAACTGCTTGAGCAACACTCATCAAGTCAGAGCGTGCAAATCTGGTTATACGTGTCGAACGTGTCGTGAACGTCATCACTCGTTATTGCATCGGGCACCTTCCGCAACGGTTACAATGGCTGCACATTTGGATGACGAAAAAGTGTTCTTGGAGACGGCGCAAATTCATATAAGGGACGACTATGGAAACAACCACGAGGCAAGGGCCTTGCTGGATTCCGGATCCATGTCAAATTTCATCTCTGATGAATTTGCTCGGAAACTGTTGACCAGTCGTAAGAAGGTTAACATCGCTGTATCGGGCATCGGAAATGCAGTACAGCAGGTGAAGGGTTCGATCATCGCTACGGTCGAATCCAAGACAAAACCCTTTACATCGGAGATGGCTTTCCTGATTCTGGACACGCCATCAGCTCACATTCCTACATCACCCACTGATGTATCATCATGGAAATTGCCAGATGTGGCATTGGCTGACAACACTTTTAACATCCCCGGGCAAATTGACATCGTAATCGGAGGCGATGCATTCTGGGAGCTACACACCGGTCGCAAGCGGTCCTTCGGCAAAGGCAAGCCGTGGTTGGTGGAAACGCACTTCGGATGGGTGGTTACCGGAAACACTCATCATTCGTCACCTGGGCCTCGACTGTGCCATCTCGCAGCCAATGAATCCTCGTTGGCGGACATCATGGAGCGGTTTTGGGAGAGCGAGGCCATAGCCGAGGAACCTGTGCTATCGGCTGAAGAGGAAGCCTGCGAAAGACACTACGTGTCCACCACTGTTCGCAACTCAGCGGGAAGGTATGTCGTTCGTTTGCCTTTTAACTCCAATCCTCATATCATTTTAGGAGAGTCTCGAGCCACTGCTGATCGTAGACTATGCTGTATGGAACGTCGTTTAAACAGCAACCctaaaatgaaagaagaatACGTAAGGTTCATGCGGGAATACGAGCGTTTGGGGCACATGAAAAGGATACACGATCAGGCAGAAGATTCAGGTCAGTTTTATTACCTTCCTCATCATGCGGTTGTCAAGGAATCAAGCACAAGTACCAAGGTTAGGGTAGTTTTCGATGCCTCATGCAAGACGTCCACTGGTTACTCGTTGAATGATAAGCTACTGGTCGGACCAGTAATTCAGGAGGATCTTTTTAGTATCATTCTTCGGTTCCGCTCCCATGCGATTGCCATAACTGCTGACGTGGAGAAAATGTATCGGCAGATTCTTCACGATCCACGCGATAGAAGCTTCTTGAGAATCCGATATAGAGAATCCCCGACAGAAGTTATATCCACATTCGAATTGCAAACGGTTACGTATGGTACAGCAGCTGCTCCATTTTTGGCTACCCGAACACTTCGACAAATTGCCCTCGATCACAAGGAGCAGTACCCATTAGCTGTAAACGCGGTTATGAACGATTTCTACGTAGACGATTTGTTAACGGGGACTGATGATCTAACTAATGCCATTGCAATACGACAGCAAATTTCAGAAATGCTAAATTCGGCAGGCTTCACACTGAAAAAATGGGCATCTAACCTGACGGAAGCACTAGTAAACATTCCTACCGAAGATGTGGCGGTTCAACTAACACATGAGTGGCAAGATGCGAAACAAGTGTCCACCCTAGGCATCGTTTGGGAACCCACAACTGACATGCTTCGATTTCGAGTAGATTTACCACCTGCACCAGCGGTATTGACAAAACGGGTCATTTTGTCACATATAGCCAAAATCTTCGATCCTCTCGGCTTGCTGGGTCCAACAATAATCGTGGCAAAACTATTTATGCAGCAACTATGGTCACTTAAAAAGGATGGGAAGTCATGGGACTGGGACTACGAGCTCCCATTGCACTTACAGCAGGAATGGTTGAAATTTCACTCCACGTTAGAATCACTTCGTGATTTACGAATTCCTCGCTACACTTCAC
Protein-coding sequences here:
- the LOC128717214 gene encoding uncharacterized protein LOC128717214, with product MDKKIKAAQLKKRIAVEHIKSLERFQAAFTPDDANQIPEVLADLDMHKAGFFAAFEKLIEIDESSETIEACISEKIDIEDRCRKLKSFLRGHQMKEENPLIDATGLASSTLAFSRPYTPNLRLPKVELPTFDGDQTKWLSFRDRFLSMIDASAELPSIAKLQYLLSSLKGEAAVPFEHTSLTADNYSLVWTALLKRYDNSRMLIRGYYRKLHHLPAVQSASIGKLRQLVDEFIPVVNGLQKLQEPVDSWDTPLSNLLLLKLDRETLIAWEKHSVHFARDRYKDVLEFVQDRIQILKSADEMVFEEASGSKVAGVPRQAVQKRSVSNAATASLTPATTYVHRQQAKCPLQCVEDHRLSSCPVFIAKDVQQRREVVTTKGLCWNCLSNTHQVRACKSGYTCRTCRERHHSLLHRAPSATVTMAAHLDDEKVFLETAQIHIRDDYGNNHEARALLDSGSMSNFISDEFARKLLTSRKKVNIAVSGIGNAVQQVKGSIIATVESKTKPFTSEMAFLILDTPSAHIPTSPTDVSSWKLPDVALADNTFNIPGQIDIVIGGDAFWELHTGRKRSFGKGKPWLVETHFGWVVTGNTHHSSPGPRLCHLAANESSLADIMERFWESEAIAEEPVLSAEEEACERHYVSTTVRNSAGRYVVRLPFNSNPHIILGESRATADRRLCCMERRLNSNPKMKEEYVRFMREYERLGHMKRIHDQAEDSGQFYYLPHHAVVKESSTSTKVRVVFDASCKTSTGYSLNDKLLVGPVIQEDLFSIILRFRSHAIAITADVEKMYRQILHDPRDRSFLRIRYRESPTEVISTFELQTVTYGTAAAPFLATRTLRQIALDHKEQYPLAVNAVMNDFYVDDLLTGTDDLTNAIAIRQQISEMLNSAGFTLKKWASNLTEALVNIPTEDVAVQLTHEWQDAKQVSTLGIVWEPTTDMLRFRVDLPPAPATHHNRLMVLAVTFELKVWKESPFTCSQLSQR